The Limnospira fusiformis SAG 85.79 genomic interval CGGGTGTCCCGTCGCCTGTTCAGAAGCCATAAATCCCGGTGTACCAATGACCATGGAGGGGGTGGGATTACCGCGAGAGTTTAACACAGTCCCCATAATCTCTTTAACCGCGCCAAAGTCAATCAAAACTGGTTTGTAGTGGGGAGGTTGCAGGATGATATTGTCTGGCTTGATGTCTCGGTGAATTAGACCATGGCTGTGGATGGTGTGGAGGACTGGTAGCAGGTTTAACAAAAGATCCCGGACTTGGGTTTCCGACATCGACCCCTGTTGCTGTATGCGACTGGTCAGAATTTCTCCTTCTATCCACTCCTGGACTAAGTAAAACTGGCCGTCTTCTTCTAAATAAGCATACAGGCTAGGAATGCGATCGCTAATTTCTCCTAATTTTTCTAAGACTGTCGCCTCGCGCCTAAAACGTTCCGTGATGATATGATGAACGTTCGGGTCATCAGCTTTCGGTTTTAAGCGTTTGATGGCACAACGGCGGCGAGAGGGCATTTGGTTGTCCTCCGCCAAAAAGGTTTCGCCAAAGCCACCGCTGGCGATCGCCAATAGGATCTCGTAACGGTTATTCAGGATGACAGTAGGGTTGGGTGGGGAGTCTAATGGATTTAACATAGTCGGGACCGGGTAAAGTTGAACGAGGAAACGCACCGATTGCATTAATTTCACTTTATGGGTATAATGGCTTTAGCACAGATGCCAAGGTGCAACTTTACTCAGCATCACAGGGTTTTTCCTCAAACCAACTGGCTGGCTGCGATCGTGCTGATTCTCTAAGCGTGACAGCTTGTAGTTCGTCATATTCCCGGATCTGCCGATCATATCTTGTCTTAGCTAAGGCGTTCTGCTACTATGGGTAGCTAAATTAGGTTTTCCCGTTCAACTCACCATTTCGCGTGGGTCAGCACCCCCGGCTGAAGCACGGGGGCTTCGTGCCCCCCTTTCAGGTAGCTGACCAGCTATAGCCTTAACTGGCTCCGTGAGCGAGCAAGAGTTAAAGTTCCTACCCTGGAATGCGTGCTAGTTCCAGGCTCATGAACCGAATCGTTAAACATCTCTAAGGGGTTAAGGACGTGCGATTTGGATAGTACCGACTCTGAACATTGGCGTTCGCGCAGCGTGCGCGTTAGCGCAAGCGCAAACATTACCCCGCAAGGGAGTCGGAGCCAACCATAGCTCCATGGAGGGGCAACCATACCCCTCCACCCCGCAAAGGGGTGCTGGCGGCGGTCAGCCGCTTGAGTCGGTTTTCCTCTCCGTGATCAATCACGGAGCTTCCAACCCTCCCAGGAGTTTTACGTGGAAAAAAAAGTTAGACATTTTTTGGAAAGTATGCTATTGTACATAATCAGGAGGTCTCTTCCCCCAAAAATGCGGATAATTTAGGCATCGGTGCGACATCGCGTGAGGGGAAAACCCGAAAAGTTCTTTAAGATTTCAAAAATTGAAGAGGTATTATGAGCCAAAAGGTTATACACCCGATGGATAAGTTTCAGCGTCAGGTGCATTCCCTAGTGAAGTCTGACATTGTTAAGCCTGAAGATAGCCTGTGGAAAATAGCACTGCTATTTGGGGATAAGTGGAAGTATTGGAAAGCAGAACTGATTGAATTCGGTTTTTCCATGCAAGATCCGATTAGTGAACTGTTGGCTGTTGATGTTTGGGATGAAGAATAAAACTCTGTGAAGCGTTAACATTTTGGTAAGCATTTAGCGAGGGCATCAGCCAAGTCTGTCGCGGTCTGATAGCGATCGCGAGGGGTATATTTAGTTACCCGTTTAATTACCTCGCGTAAGTCCGGGGCAATAGTGGGAATGCGATCGAGATCAAATCCGTATTCTTGGTCTTGTTTCCCGATATAATTTAGGGGACTCTCACCAGTCAATAAAAAAATCAAAGTCGCACCGATCGCATATAAATCCGACTGAGTGAGTGGCTGTCCCCTATCCTGTTCTGGTGCGCTATAACCTTCCGCCCCAATACGGGTTTCTAGGGGGGTACCAATTTCCTTAACCGCGCCAAAATCGAGGACAATAATCCGGCGATCGCGATGGCGCACCATCAGGTTAGCCGGTTTAATATCCCGGTGGATGATAGGGGGTTGTTGGGTATGGAGATAATCCAAAACTTCACAGGCTTGGATCATGTATTTAATCGCCATTGTCGGCGTTAGGGGTCCACTTTGATCAACTTGTTTTTCCAGATCCTGACCGTGAATCATCTCCATAACTAAATACTTTTTACCCCCATCCACAAAAAAGTCATAAAACTTGGGGACTCCCTGATGATTAAGGGATTTAAGAGTTCTAGCCTCCCGTTCAAACAATTCTTGCGCCTTAGCTATCTTAGCCATATCTGCATTCATCTCCTTGAGTACCACCAAAATGGGGATTGGTTTTCCGGAATGAGTCTGAGGCGCATTAGCCTTGCTATTATTGCTATCCCAGGCTAAAGAGGTGGTTCCCATACCTCCCTGACCAACGGTTCGCAAAATCTGATAAGTTCGGATACTCCGTTCAATCTTGATTGGCCAGCCGCAGTGAATACAGAATAGACTATCTGGTAGATTACCATCATGATTACAATTAGGTTTATTAATAACCACAGGGGGAGGCGGTGGAGGTTGTTCAATGGCGACCTTCAGTAAGGGTCCACCCTTAGCCAATTCTAATAAAGCGCCATCAGTCAAAGGTCCCTGGGTCGCTAAAATACCATTAACAAAAGTGCCATTAGTTCCCCGGCTATTGAACATCCACCGAGAATTTTGGGTAGTAGTAGATCTTTGTAAATCGAGATGGTATCGAGAAACCAAGGGATCGACAACCACGACGTGATTATCGGGAGCGCGACCAATTTTAACTAAAGGCTCCGTTTGAAACCGCCATTGTTGAATGGGGTTGGTTCGAGTGCCATCAAGTAGGGTCAATGTCAAGATATCGGACATAATTAGAGTTAGTCTCTGTGATGCGCTAGGACTCGAATAGCGATCGCGGTAATGTTGTCATGGCCGTTGTGTTCGTTAGCTAAATCAATCAAGCCATCAACTCCCCGATCTAAACTAACTTGAGAATCAATCAAAGGTTGGATATGAGTGTGACAATAGGTTTCGACTAAATCATTATCTGTCAACCCATCAGAAGCCAGCAGTAGCAAAGTATCCTCAGTGATATCCCAAAATCTGACATCTGGTTTTAAATACTTGCTATCCCTAGGTCCCAAGGCTTGGGTAAGTTGATAAGCGTCAGGACGGGTGTAGGCGATTTCTGGGTCTACACCCCTAGCAATTTCCCGCTGTCCGACTTCGTGATCAACAGTCATTTGTCGCAAACCTTGACTGCGGGTAAAACTGTAAAGGCGACTATCTCCCACATGAGCGATCGCCACCTGAGTATTAGCTACAATCACTAATACCAAAGTAGTTCCCATGCGACCACTACCAGAACGAGTCCCCTGCATATTAACCCTATAGATAGCCTCATTAGCCTCAGCGATCGCATTTAAGATTAATTGTTCCGAGGGTAAACTATCACTATCAGCCCAGTGAGTCTGAAAATATTCTTTCAGGCTATGTACAGCCATGCGACTAGCCACCTCTCCCCCCGCGTGTCCACCCATACCATCACTTATGATATATAAACCACGAGCATAGAGAGTCTGACTACCGGGGATTTCCTGACGCTCTAACAAAGTTTGCAGACCAAAGCAGTCCTCATTTTGCGATCGCTCTTTTCCCACGTCTGTACGACCACAAGCCTGTAAATCCAACAACTGAGGCAACCTAGGAACCGTTGGTGCATCTCCAATTTGCCCTGAAGATCCTGTAATCGGCACATCTGTCTGTAGACGAGTTACAGACGATCGCTGAGGTTCTGTTGTCCGTTGCTCTGGTGGTGTCAGTCCTGCCATAATTTCATCTAACTTTAAGCGTAATTGTTCAACCCCTTCCAATTTGCCCTCCCGTAGATCCCGCAACATTTGGGTAATCGAACCCATCAAAGTCCGTCCAGATAATTTAAATAGACTTTGCCAAAGTTGTCCCAAATCCCCCAAAGTCGGCAATTTTTCCGGGTCATCAGCATAAAGTTGTTTAATAAATAAACTGCCGGGAGCAGTGCCAGAAATTGCCAAATTATCCAACCGCAATAAACTTTGGCGATAGTGACCAGGCTCGAGAACTTCCCAGAGTTGCGCCATCTGTTGTAACCAAGCCACAATTTGTTGAAGTGGAGTCTGGATATCGTGCCACTTTTGTTCAAAATCCGGCAAATCCGAACAATCTGGCAACAACACGATCGCCTGATCTGCTTCTTCCCAGGCATCATGGACCTTGGGAAAATGTTGGGGGTAGCTATAGTATAAATCCCAATACACTTGCGCCGCCGGAATTAGCAAAGCCGACCTATTTTGGGGATCATCGGGAGTCAACTGCAAAGCCTCCAGGGGAGAGACCTGCAAAGGTTTACAATCCAACACCCGCACCCTTGCCATTTCCCCCAACTGTAAACTCACTCGGGGTTCTAGCAGTTTATATCGTCCTTGGGAATCCAAATAAACCGGTTTATCCACCACAGTAGCTTCTTCAGACGTATCAACTTCAGCCATAGAAGTCGAGGGGGGGGATAATTCCGTATCCGTCGAGAGCAAATCCCGATCTCCGATCTGTTCAGCATTAGACATCTGCAATAATCCCTCCTCCTCATGCTCATCAGAGAGTGACACAGCCATAGAATCATCCCCTACCGTCTCCAAAACCGAATCCGTATCATAGTCCTGAGCTAACATCAGACTAGACTCTGTTGATGTCACCTCAGCAGCAGATAGAGTAGTGATCACATCCCAATTTGAGGACATCTGATCCTGAACGCCATCAACTCCACCCATGAGGTGATCAAAGTTATCTGTAGCCGCCAAGTTTGGGGGTATTTCTTGGGGTGGCGATTCCTGAGCTGGCTTCTGGCACAATATAACCGCCTGCCACACCTTCCCAGTTTTAGCCCCACAGTTCCAACAATTTAGCTGATCAAGGGAAACTTCGCAGCTACACTGAGGACAAAACAGAAAACTCAAAGATGTGCCACAGCTTTGGCAAAATTTATGATGGTCTGGGTTTTCAAACTGACATTGGGGACAAACAAGCATTTTTGGGGTTCCCCGCGCGCAATTATTTCCATTTTGACATATTCCCGACACTAACCCGAAAGTTAGCGCCGGATTTTTCCGACCCTCGCTAAGTTCAGCAGAAGTGGGTTGGCGACCCTAAATCAGGCTCCTTGATTAGATTCTAACTCAAACCAGGCTCTGAGAACTTCTGCAACCGTCCAGGCTTGAGCAAAACATCCGCGCGGAGACATGGGGGGATCGCCGTCAAAAATTTCGCTGAGGGTGCCGAGTCCATGAGCATTGAGGTGATCTGCCATGGGTGCTAAAAATGACTGTGCTTGAGAGCGCGCGCCGTAGACCCGAAAATGAGCCAATGCAAAGGGGCCTAGTAGCCATCCCCAAACAGTTCCCTGATGATAGGCTCCATCCCGTTGTAACACATCACCACCATAGACACCCTGATATTTCGCATCTTCCGGCGACAGACTGCGAAGACCATAAGATGTTAGCAGTTTCTGGCTACAGATATCTACTACCTGACGTTGTTGTGGCGGCGTGAGTAGGGAACTATAGCCGACTTTCCCTAATTGAGACAGAGATATGGCGAAAATTTGATTAGGTCGCAGGGAGCGATCGTCTCCGTCGGGAGTGTCCAGAACATCATAACAGTAGCCTGCCTGTTGATTCCAGAATCGGGAGAAGCCGTGGGCCGTTTTTTTTGCCCAGGTTTCATAGTCCTGACTGGGTTTATCTAATATTTTGGCAATGCGGATCATTACCTGTAGGGCATGGTACCACAGGGCATTAACTTCGATGGGTTTACCGACTCGTGGTGTGACTACCCAATCGCCTACTTTCGCATCCATCCAGGTTAGTTGTGAACCGGGTTCTCCTGCATAGAGTAGTCCGTCTTCTGGATCAACTTTGATATTATAGCGGGTCCCTTGATGATGCCAATGGATCATCGAATCTAAGACCGGGAAAAGTTCTGCTAATAAGTTAATATCTAGGGTATGGTCGAAATAGGCGCGGATGGCTTCAAAATACCAGAGGGTGGCATCGACCGTGTTATAGTCTGGGGTCTCGCCTACTTCTGGGAATCGGTTGGGCAACATTCCGCGATCAACATAATGGGAAAAGGTTTGTAAAATCGTGCGAGCAATATCTGCGCGTCCGGTAGATAGGGTCAAACCGGGTAGCGAGATCATCGTGTCTCGTCCCCAATCTCCAAACCAGGGATAACCAGCAATGATAGTTTTTCCTGGGGTTCCGTCTTTTAGAGTGCGATCGACTATAAACTGATCTGCAGCTAGTATCAGTTGAGTTATCCAATCTGGTGTCTGTGGTGCGGGTGACTTATACTCCAATAAGATGCCGTCTTTTTGGCGCTTTGCCTCTAACTCCGTCATCATATCCAGATTGGGATCAGCTTTGGTGCTGGCAATCACAGTTACCGCGCTACCCGGTGTCAAAGTTGTGTGTAAAGTACAAGCATGGAGGTGGTCTTCCGTCCAGTCCATCCCTCGGTAACGTTCTATTGCCAAATCATATCCATAGTACCAAGGATTACCCGGCGTAGAAATCATTACCTCTTCCTCCCCACTTCCCTGGGTGAACAGATATAGGGGGCTAGTATCCGGGAATAATCGAATCTCTACCCCTTGTGATCTGGATTTAATATCCATCTGACAGTTATTCCCATGATTGGCATGAGTATTGTAGTGGTGATCCCGATGATTGACCATCGCTTTGAGCGACAAACTTATCGCTTTTGTAGCCCGGAGTAAGGTATATTGGACATAGGTTGTATTTTCACCTGGTTTCATCCATATTCGTTTTTCTAGCAAAGCATCTCCACAAGCAAAGTCCCACACGGGAATAGTCCCCTCTAGTCTGAAGTGTTGAATATGCTTGAAACCTTCGGGATCTACTTTGCCGTCAGCCCACCTATTTGTATAAATTGGAAAAAATTGCTCATCATAGCTCACTGTTTCATCTAACTTGGTTAATAACAGGGTTCGATTGAGAGGAGGATTTAAAGCCGCTATCATTAATCCATGATAACGGCGGGTCAACAGTCCGCTGACCGTCCCCGCACCATAACCCCCAATACCATTAGTGATTAACCACTCTCGACATTCACTTGAGTTCAGATAATTGCAAATTTCTCGACCAAATGCTAAAACCATGTTCTATCTTGAATTTCTGTGGTGTAGATTACTTAAATGTATTATAATCTATCTTTAAAGAAAAATTAAATTAATTCAGATGCCCATGTAATGAGTAATAATATAACTTACCTAGACCATATCTGGTGTGGTTATTAGTATACCCACCATAATCTGGATGGTTAATGTTCCTACTGATTGGGGAAATGTATTATGTATAAGCTCTGTTGTTTCGACCTTTGACAGTACCCTAAAAACTTAGGATTGTGCTTTTTTATACCTCAGTTCATTTTTAACCTTTGATAATCACTAACTTTTGGGGAATATATGCAGGAGAAGTCGGGTCTAAAAACACAAAAAATTAAATCATCAATCATCAATGGTTCTGCCCTCGGTTTACTATTGATTAGTACAGTTATTGCTATCCTGAGTTTAATTCCTCTATATAATCGACTTAAAAACAATAAGGAAAAACAACTTATTTTTGAGAGTCAAAACAGTGTATCAATTATTAATAACTTGATTGATGAATATTTAGATAAATCATTAAAAATAAGTCAAAAACCAGGCATTGGTAGAACCATTAATGCTGAGGTACTCACCGATATTTCTCCGCAAGCCCTAGAAAATACCCGGGAAATGTGGCAAGATTTATTGGGGGATTATCTGACGGGAATTGCCTATATAAATGAGCAAAAAACGGTAATTTTAGCAGTAGGTCAATCCATACCAATAGAATTTTTAAATAAGCATAGATTTTCTACGGTAACAGGAGATATTATCGGTCTATTTGAAATTGATAATATTCCCCATATTCTGATTGAGAAGCATGGGACATTTAACGGCAGCCATTTATTTTTATTTAATTTATCACATCTGCGCCAAAAAATCAGACAAAAAGCCACTTTTTATCATTCAAATTACTTAGAATTGGCGATTTTAAATAATCATGAATTGAAGCCTATTTTGATTGACTATAATCAACCAAATCAGGTAATATCGGCACTGAGTCAACAAACGGATATTTTAGAAATTATCAAAAGAAATTACCAACGCGGAAATCAAACGGGGGGGCTATGGTGTAATTCCTGTGATGCTTTCATCGCCTACAGTCCGATTCGCAATCTGGAAGCATCATTAATTATGGGTGAAAAGAAACGGCAACTCTACAGCCCGGTTTATCGCCAGATTTTACTATTATCGGGAACGATGATGCTATTTATCATGGTGGGAACAGCCTGTTTAGTGGTGATTATACGTCCCCTAACTAATCAAATTAGCCAAGAAATCTGGGAACGCCATAAAGCGGAGGCGGAATTAATTAAAGAAAAAAACTTTACCCAAACCTTACTAGAAGCTAATCCGGCTTTTTTTATAGTCCTAGATGTGGAAGGAAAAGTCAAATTCATGAATCCCTCGATGCTGAATACTCTAGGCTATAAGCAAGAGGAAGTGGAAGGGATGAACTACAGCGCCACATTTGTGCCGAAGGAAGAGGGAAAATCAGCGCCCTGGGTATTTGAATTAATGATTAATCGTCGCCTCCCCATACGCACGGAAGAAACTATGATCACGAAAGACGATCGCGAAATTATTGTAGAATGGTATGGTCGTGCGGTTTTTAATAAAGAAACAGATGAATATGAATATTTTGTGGGGGCTGGTTTAGATATTACCGATCGCAAACGCGCCGATGAAGAACTCCAACTACTTCAACAAATTACCCACGCTGTCAGCATCGCCGTAGATTTTGACTCAGCTTTAGCAGTGGCTTTAGATCTTCTTTGTCAAACCACAAGCTGGGAATTTGGGGAAGCATGGATTCCTAACCCTGAACAAACTCATCTGGAATATAGTTTAGTTAGCTATCAAGAAAAACCAGATTTCGCGGGTTTTTATGAACAGAGTAAAAAGTTTTTACTGGGTGTAAATGATGGTTTAGCCGGGAGGGTATGGGCTGGTCAAGAACCGGAATGGGATCGAGATATTTCTGAGGAATCTCAGGCTAATTTTTCCCGCTATTCTCTGATTAAACAATATGGGTTTAAAGCGGGGTTGGGTGTGCCGATTTTAGCAGATAATCGGGTGTTGGCGGTGTTAGTGTTTTTGATGTCAATGCCGCGCGAACAAGATAATCGCTTAGTTAAACTGGTGTCTTCAGTGGCTATGCAATTGGGTTCGGTATTTCAACGGAAGCAAGCAGAGGAGAAATATCGAGATATTTTTGAAAATGCTTTAGAGGGAATTTTTCAAATTGACCTACAAGGAAAGTATATTAGTGCTAACCCGGCTTTAGCTCAAATCTTGGGCTATGACTCTCAACAACAACTGTTGGTTAGGGGTAGCCAAATTAAGAATGTTTATGCTGATCCGGAAACTTATAATAGGTTTATTAATCTTTTACAAACTCGGGGTTCAGTTTCTAATTTTGAAGCCCAAGTTTATCGGCGGGATGGTGAAGCAATTTGGATCTGGCAAAATGCGCGGGCTATTTATAGCGATCGCCATAACCGTGTGCTTTACTATGAAGGGTCAATTATGGAAATTACCCACCTGAAAGAAACGGAAGCTAAACTGCGTCATAGCGCCTCCCATGACTCTCTTACCGATTTATGGAATCGGGCATTTTTCCTAGATAAATTAGATGATTCTATTAGAAAGTGTAAGACCCTAGATAATTATCAATTTGCTATTCTGTTCTTAGACCTGGATGGGTTCCAATTTATTAATGATAGCCTCGGACACGCCATCGGCGACCAACTGCTAATCGAGGTTAGTAAGCGGCTTACAGATTCTGTGGATTCACATATCCTCGCACGATTGGGAGGGGATGAGTTCACGATTTTATTAGAAAATATTAGGGATATTCAAGAGGCGATCGATGTGGCGGAAAGGATTCAGGAATCCTTAAAATTGCCGATATTCCTCGAAAAAAATCAGATTTTTACGGGTGCGAGTATTGGTATTGTTGAGGGTAACTCTAATTATCAAAGTTCTCCAGAGGTATTAAGAGATGCAGATACGGCCATGTATCGCGCTAAAAGGCAAGGAAAAGGCTGTTATGTGGTTTTTGACTCGACGATGCGAACCAATGCTCTGCGGCGCTTATACCTGCAAACCCAGCTACGTTTAGCGTTACAAGAACAACAGTTTGAGCTGAACTATCAACCTATTATTGAACTATCGACGGGGACTATTGCAGGATTTGAGGCTTTATTGCGTTGGGACCACCCCCAAGAGGGTTTGATATCCCCGGCTGAGTTTATCCCCATAGCTGAGGAAGCGGGTTTAATTGTTGATATTGGGGAATGGGTATTGCGACAGGCTTGTTTTCAGTTAAGCGAATGGAAAGAGAAATTTGCGGTTTATTCTAATTTGATGATGAGTGTTAACCTGTCTTCTCAGCAATTTACTAATGATTTAAGTCGGCGCATTAGCAAGATTTTAGTTGAGACGGGGGTGGCGGGTTCGGAGTTAAAATTAGAGATTACAGAAACGGCGATTATGAATGACCCGGAATTAGCGATCGCCACTTTACAACAACTCAAACAACAACAAATCAAAATTTGTATTGATGACTTTGGTACAGGTTACTGTTCGTTGGGTTATCTGCATAAATTCCCAGTAGATATCCTCAAAATTGACCGCTCATTTGTTAGTCAAATTCCCGAAGGTGAGGATAAGCGGGAAATTGTCCGGGTCATTGTGGCTTTGGCTGAAAGTCTGAAGATGGATGCGATCGCCGAAGGTATTGAAACTGCCGAACAACTCCACCATTTACAGAATTTTAAGTGTAAATATGGACAGGGTTATTTTTTCTTCCGTCCCCTCAATTGTCAAGCGGTAGAAGCATTATTAAACCATGATCAAAGGGGATTACCACTACCTGCCCAATTTTAACCAAATTTTAAGAATTTGACCGCCAATAGCGATCGCGTATCTGTTGCTGAATCTGATTTAACTGTGGTTGAGATAAAGCCATATTCTCAGCTTGTAACCAATTAATTAAATCCCCCACTAAAGGAACCCCCAAACCTAAA includes:
- a CDS encoding amylo-alpha-1,6-glucosidase encodes the protein MVLAFGREICNYLNSSECREWLITNGIGGYGAGTVSGLLTRRYHGLMIAALNPPLNRTLLLTKLDETVSYDEQFFPIYTNRWADGKVDPEGFKHIQHFRLEGTIPVWDFACGDALLEKRIWMKPGENTTYVQYTLLRATKAISLSLKAMVNHRDHHYNTHANHGNNCQMDIKSRSQGVEIRLFPDTSPLYLFTQGSGEEEVMISTPGNPWYYGYDLAIERYRGMDWTEDHLHACTLHTTLTPGSAVTVIASTKADPNLDMMTELEAKRQKDGILLEYKSPAPQTPDWITQLILAADQFIVDRTLKDGTPGKTIIAGYPWFGDWGRDTMISLPGLTLSTGRADIARTILQTFSHYVDRGMLPNRFPEVGETPDYNTVDATLWYFEAIRAYFDHTLDINLLAELFPVLDSMIHWHHQGTRYNIKVDPEDGLLYAGEPGSQLTWMDAKVGDWVVTPRVGKPIEVNALWYHALQVMIRIAKILDKPSQDYETWAKKTAHGFSRFWNQQAGYCYDVLDTPDGDDRSLRPNQIFAISLSQLGKVGYSSLLTPPQQRQVVDICSQKLLTSYGLRSLSPEDAKYQGVYGGDVLQRDGAYHQGTVWGWLLGPFALAHFRVYGARSQAQSFLAPMADHLNAHGLGTLSEIFDGDPPMSPRGCFAQAWTVAEVLRAWFELESNQGA
- a CDS encoding DUF4327 family protein: MSQKVIHPMDKFQRQVHSLVKSDIVKPEDSLWKIALLFGDKWKYWKAELIEFGFSMQDPISELLAVDVWDEE
- a CDS encoding protein kinase domain-containing protein, encoding MSDILTLTLLDGTRTNPIQQWRFQTEPLVKIGRAPDNHVVVVDPLVSRYHLDLQRSTTTQNSRWMFNSRGTNGTFVNGILATQGPLTDGALLELAKGGPLLKVAIEQPPPPPPVVINKPNCNHDGNLPDSLFCIHCGWPIKIERSIRTYQILRTVGQGGMGTTSLAWDSNNSKANAPQTHSGKPIPILVVLKEMNADMAKIAKAQELFEREARTLKSLNHQGVPKFYDFFVDGGKKYLVMEMIHGQDLEKQVDQSGPLTPTMAIKYMIQACEVLDYLHTQQPPIIHRDIKPANLMVRHRDRRIIVLDFGAVKEIGTPLETRIGAEGYSAPEQDRGQPLTQSDLYAIGATLIFLLTGESPLNYIGKQDQEYGFDLDRIPTIAPDLREVIKRVTKYTPRDRYQTATDLADALAKCLPKC
- a CDS encoding sensor domain-containing protein; protein product: MQEKSGLKTQKIKSSIINGSALGLLLISTVIAILSLIPLYNRLKNNKEKQLIFESQNSVSIINNLIDEYLDKSLKISQKPGIGRTINAEVLTDISPQALENTREMWQDLLGDYLTGIAYINEQKTVILAVGQSIPIEFLNKHRFSTVTGDIIGLFEIDNIPHILIEKHGTFNGSHLFLFNLSHLRQKIRQKATFYHSNYLELAILNNHELKPILIDYNQPNQVISALSQQTDILEIIKRNYQRGNQTGGLWCNSCDAFIAYSPIRNLEASLIMGEKKRQLYSPVYRQILLLSGTMMLFIMVGTACLVVIIRPLTNQISQEIWERHKAEAELIKEKNFTQTLLEANPAFFIVLDVEGKVKFMNPSMLNTLGYKQEEVEGMNYSATFVPKEEGKSAPWVFELMINRRLPIRTEETMITKDDREIIVEWYGRAVFNKETDEYEYFVGAGLDITDRKRADEELQLLQQITHAVSIAVDFDSALAVALDLLCQTTSWEFGEAWIPNPEQTHLEYSLVSYQEKPDFAGFYEQSKKFLLGVNDGLAGRVWAGQEPEWDRDISEESQANFSRYSLIKQYGFKAGLGVPILADNRVLAVLVFLMSMPREQDNRLVKLVSSVAMQLGSVFQRKQAEEKYRDIFENALEGIFQIDLQGKYISANPALAQILGYDSQQQLLVRGSQIKNVYADPETYNRFINLLQTRGSVSNFEAQVYRRDGEAIWIWQNARAIYSDRHNRVLYYEGSIMEITHLKETEAKLRHSASHDSLTDLWNRAFFLDKLDDSIRKCKTLDNYQFAILFLDLDGFQFINDSLGHAIGDQLLIEVSKRLTDSVDSHILARLGGDEFTILLENIRDIQEAIDVAERIQESLKLPIFLEKNQIFTGASIGIVEGNSNYQSSPEVLRDADTAMYRAKRQGKGCYVVFDSTMRTNALRRLYLQTQLRLALQEQQFELNYQPIIELSTGTIAGFEALLRWDHPQEGLISPAEFIPIAEEAGLIVDIGEWVLRQACFQLSEWKEKFAVYSNLMMSVNLSSQQFTNDLSRRISKILVETGVAGSELKLEITETAIMNDPELAIATLQQLKQQQIKICIDDFGTGYCSLGYLHKFPVDILKIDRSFVSQIPEGEDKREIVRVIVALAESLKMDAIAEGIETAEQLHHLQNFKCKYGQGYFFFRPLNCQAVEALLNHDQRGLPLPAQF
- a CDS encoding serine/threonine phosphatase; the protein is MLVCPQCQFENPDHHKFCQSCGTSLSFLFCPQCSCEVSLDQLNCWNCGAKTGKVWQAVILCQKPAQESPPQEIPPNLAATDNFDHLMGGVDGVQDQMSSNWDVITTLSAAEVTSTESSLMLAQDYDTDSVLETVGDDSMAVSLSDEHEEEGLLQMSNAEQIGDRDLLSTDTELSPPSTSMAEVDTSEEATVVDKPVYLDSQGRYKLLEPRVSLQLGEMARVRVLDCKPLQVSPLEALQLTPDDPQNRSALLIPAAQVYWDLYYSYPQHFPKVHDAWEEADQAIVLLPDCSDLPDFEQKWHDIQTPLQQIVAWLQQMAQLWEVLEPGHYRQSLLRLDNLAISGTAPGSLFIKQLYADDPEKLPTLGDLGQLWQSLFKLSGRTLMGSITQMLRDLREGKLEGVEQLRLKLDEIMAGLTPPEQRTTEPQRSSVTRLQTDVPITGSSGQIGDAPTVPRLPQLLDLQACGRTDVGKERSQNEDCFGLQTLLERQEIPGSQTLYARGLYIISDGMGGHAGGEVASRMAVHSLKEYFQTHWADSDSLPSEQLILNAIAEANEAIYRVNMQGTRSGSGRMGTTLVLVIVANTQVAIAHVGDSRLYSFTRSQGLRQMTVDHEVGQREIARGVDPEIAYTRPDAYQLTQALGPRDSKYLKPDVRFWDITEDTLLLLASDGLTDNDLVETYCHTHIQPLIDSQVSLDRGVDGLIDLANEHNGHDNITAIAIRVLAHHRD